A genomic segment from Streptomyces sp. NBC_01233 encodes:
- a CDS encoding TetR/AcrR family transcriptional regulator — translation MPRPRSLTQDQLAAAALAVIDREGLPGLSMRAVAVELGISTMALYRYVQDRGELEALVVELVLSAVDSTLPPPSAGPWRARVTLLVDRLRDTAGAHPAVLPLTFTHRHRSPCVLRWGETVLGVLTEAGLGAEERIIALRALLAYVIGAIQQEHLGALSGAGTAAIADLPADAFPYLTEAARGARSLTPDREFHGGLALLLAGLDQP, via the coding sequence ATGCCGCGCCCCCGCTCTCTCACCCAGGACCAACTGGCCGCCGCAGCCCTCGCCGTGATCGACCGTGAGGGGCTCCCGGGGCTGTCCATGCGGGCCGTCGCCGTCGAACTCGGCATCAGCACCATGGCCCTGTACCGGTACGTCCAGGACCGCGGGGAACTCGAAGCCCTCGTCGTCGAACTCGTCCTCAGCGCCGTCGACAGCACCCTGCCGCCCCCGTCCGCCGGACCCTGGCGGGCGCGGGTCACCCTCCTCGTCGACCGGCTGCGGGACACCGCCGGCGCGCACCCCGCCGTCCTGCCGCTCACCTTCACCCACCGGCACCGCTCCCCCTGCGTACTGCGCTGGGGCGAGACCGTCCTCGGGGTGCTCACCGAGGCCGGACTGGGGGCCGAGGAGCGGATCATCGCCCTGCGCGCCCTCCTCGCCTACGTGATCGGCGCGATCCAGCAGGAACACCTCGGTGCCCTCTCCGGAGCGGGCACCGCCGCCATCGCCGACCTCCCGGCGGACGCGTTCCCGTACCTGACCGAAGCCGCCCGCGGCGCCCGCTCCCTCACCCCGGACCGCGAGTTCCACGGCGGCCTCGCCCTGCTCCTGGCCGGCCTGGACCAGCCCTAG